The DNA window CACATAGTGGAATTCATCATCAATATCGCCATTATTGCACTTTGTACACACTCCTTCCTTCTGTATTATATTTATAAACATTTATATTCACATCCCAgtgcccccccaccccccccccccttccccagtcgcgatataaccttgaacggttgaaaacgacgttaaacaccaaataaagtaaagataTAATTATTGATATGCTGCGTGTGGCAGTCTGGGATCCGGCAGTGACACCATACAACACTGATacacgctctctgtctctctcagtctgccttccccccccccccccccctcacccttgACCTCTCTCTGTGACTCTGACAGATGGTCTTTGAATAACTTCAGCTTCAAAACTTCTACCCTAAGGGCTAATCCGCATTGAGTCAATAAAGGCACTTCGGTAGCAGCCAGTGCCTTGTAGCtgaaaagaaaataaagaaacaaaaccGCAGCGACAAAATACGCAAACCTGGCCCAAACATTGTAACCAACAGCAGACGAAGGGTTAGGCAGACAGAAATCAGTACCGCGaagcccacacatacacactatcatcagggacctatataatataggtctatgctatCATAGAGGACAGACCTGGAGGACAGGAGGAacgaatgacagacagacataggcctacagacaaataaacagacacacacaaacacacacacgataaaCTGTATAAAATCACATTTCGGGACCATTAGCACAGCTTTTGGACTCAAATCTTTTTGTCTTCGAGTCTAGATTTGTGATGAACCGCTTTCAAATTTCAACACAACTGAGTGTGCTTTCAAAAGAGTTTCCCAAGAGTTTTGTGTTTTATAAccagatttttcacacacaccctcccttAATTTTGCTGTTTCTATTAACTACAATATAATATAAATTACAAAATATCATATGAAATAAGTTATGATGATCCAAAGTCACTGATTCGGCATTGATCACTGAATTCATACGTCCGCGAACCAAGCCAACATGAATCACTGGTCCCGAGGCTAGAAGCAGCATTAgttaacaaaatgcagtacatAAATCATCAAcatgcaaacaaataaaacacaaaaaatgTGTTTCAGTCAAGTTATGGCAAAACATAAGTCTGCTTCGCATGGAGTTACTTTGACCTCTGCTTCGAAAGAATTAGTGATTAGTGACACGTACTGAACACAGTTAAGAGGTTAGCAGACAAAGAttaaaagaaagaagcaaataCTAAATACTTAGTTGCAAATCAGAAGACTCACACCAAGCCAAGCAAACAAACGCGCAACAaatgaaacaagcaaacaaacgcgCAACAaatgaaacaagcaaacaaacgcgCAACAaatgaaacaagcaaacaaacgcgCAACAaatgaaacaagcaaacaaacgcgCAACAaatgaaacaagcaaacaaacgcgCAACAaatgaaacaagcaaacaaaccaccAATGGTCAGAAAcactgacctttttttttttaaacgtacaTATAGTTCACATCCGCCGGTTCTACAAGTTTCTCTCGGCACCACTGATAGTTCAGCGGCCGCGGGGCAGTCGCACCCGTGCTGAGCGTCTTCTCAATTAAAACACTGACGAACTAAAGTTTTGAGACTCTCAACTAATTGGCATTAAATGAGTAATTTGGAACAGAAAGCATCCTCCGAGTTCATACAGTGAAAACTAGAAGGAGAAGTGACTCAGTGACGGGATTAAATAAAACGAGCTGAGCGACAAGAGCGgccgggctctctctctctctctctcaaacacacacgcacacacacatacaccccacaTGTGCATACGTACAAATCCAGTTTTGACACTGACGCGTGTTTTTTCATGTCTCACACCGAAAAGTATGGATGGGCGGACGAAGCGCTATCGACGAACCCCTGAACTGTTCATCGAGAGTGGTCTCGCTTGTTTCCCATAATGCAAAACACTCAACACATCAACACAATACTTCCTTTTCCTGCCAGTAGTTCAACATGGCTGTTGGTAAAAATAAGAGACTAACTAAAGGTGGCAAAAAGGGAGCCAAGAAGAAGATGTAAGTTACATATATTAAATTGGATGAAAAGTATAGATATTCAAGAGCTGTATGGCTCGGTATTTGTTACCGATGGCCGGTAGTGGCAGCGAATTATTTGGATGTACTTTCTGATCTTCGCAAAGGCTCAGTAACAAGTCATGCCCCTCACTTCGGCCTTGTTTTTCCATTCATGATATATTCCGTAATCTCTGCGTTTACATTGAAATGGATTCAGTTATACTGAAGGACTGTTTCGGCTGTGCAACATCACTGGTCTTGTTTTTAGCTCACCAATGTTGTAATACACAGACTTTTGATCGTAGCAATACTTGGTGCTCTTCACAGTATCGAGCGAAAATGTAATACAACGTCGGTATTAAAGTGTAAATGGAAAGGGTAGCTCGACAAGTTCATTGTTTGCAGTTCATGTAAGCGGAAGATGCAGTTATCGATTTGTCCTGTACTTAATATATGATTCTGTGCATTTATTGATCTGTCACTGTGTTTGTTCAGAGTGGACCCCTTCAGCAAGAAGGACTGGTACGATGTCAAGGCCCCTTCCATGTTCGCTGTGCGccagatcggcaaaacactggtGACCAGGACCCAGGGAACAAGTAAGTGTGTTTAGATGTCAATGCAGAGAAAAGAAATTTTCAACAGAGAAGAAAATCTGCTATTTTCCATGACGATACACCATATTGTGAAGTACTTAAAGTAGGCTACAATGTATGTGTTCACCTCTCCTGACTGACATCACAAGCCATGCGTGAGGGGCAAAACAAAGTTAATTGTTTAGCTCCTTTCTAAGCACACCTGGTCATTCTTTTTTCTTGTCACTGTCAGAATCGCTGATGCACATTTGCCCTCCAAGTGCTGGTTCAAGTAGGTAATCAGGAGAAGTTTCATACGGTTAGGACTTGGTTTTGAGAAGTGAATTCACACACTGAATGAATGCCAACTGGTTATGGCTTATTCTGATATGGTGTCAAAGCCCTGGATGGCGTTTTGGGAGTACCATTCCACTGCATATGTGCTgtacagggcctagcattgtaagccgttcggcgtactttacgccgaaataacatctccagtcggcggaactcgatttggtgtacgccgaaatgcaaaaacctgttattcccaaacggtaaaaccaaacagtcccagcttttgttttgtgcgccgttcggttcaattctcaatcggtttgacagtttgcttgagcacgcacttcctctggcatcgcgcgagcatgttttgtgccggtgttttgtggctctagacttgaaataatgtctcgaagcggggatatagctcacctttgtaagctgaactcactttttccaatgctaggccctggctGTATTGCTCATGTAATAATGTCTTTACACGGAAGTTATGGTTTTAGTCTTATTGACCAGGTCGATGCATTATCGATAACGGGCTCACTACAAATCTTAAATGCTTGCTGACTTTTTCAGAAATCGCCTCTGATGGCCTGAAGGGGCGAGTGTTCGAGGTGTCCCTGGCTGATCTTCAGAACGATGAGGTTACCTTCCGCAAGTTCAAGTTGGTCGCAGAAGAGGTGCAGGGTCGCAACGTGCTGACAAACTTCCACGGTATGGACCTGACCCGCGACAAGCTGTGCTCCATGGTCAAGAAGTGGCAGGTCAGTTTCTCTGTGATTTCTGCTTTTGCGTTGTAAAGGGGACGTGGAAGGGAAAGTTTTAGTGTTGCTTTACAAGTACAGTCATGTCTGTGTATTTACGTTAGACTTGTCTTAAGTtatgcattgtttttttttgtctttccacTGGGTGCTGAAATAAGTCTGGGTATAGCTGATAACAgggtttttgtgtgcgtgttttttttctattgCGAGAGACTAGCTTGCACAGTAATTTAAACAAGTGTTCCACTGTCACCTCTTCATGTTTATTGTTCATTTTGTGATAATCTTGGCATACCCCAGATCTAACCGTGAACTACAAACTGAATTAATGTTGCACGTCTTAAGGTTCATTCAGTGTGACGACAAATGTATCTGAACTTTATCTGAATGTTGTTATTATCTTCTTGACAGTTTACTATTTAATGTCAGTGCGAACATTTTCATCTGCCTTGGTATGAATAATAGTGCCAGGTAGGATTTGGTATTAACCTGATATAGCCCCCTGTCGAGTTAAGTTCCACCGTTTGAATCACGATCAGTCATTTTGCTTTCAGTATCCGACGTCACTTCCATGGGGTTGATTCGGGACTGAGGATTGTTAAAGTGTTCAGGATACTGGATTTACCCAGGCTTATCCTTGGAAGATAATGGTGTGATTTAAAAGTAACCGGCCATACCAAACAACTAGCTCAAGTTTCACTAAGTGGTCCTTGTTTTCAGACATTGATCGAGGCCCATGTTGACGTGAAGACCACGGACGGGTACTTGCTGCGCATGTTCTGCATTGGCTTCACAAAGAAGAGGAACAACCAGTGCAAGAAGACCTGCTAtgccaaacacacacaggtGAGCCAACCTATCTTGTAAATAATACAACTGTATTATGAGCCACCCTATTTTGTAAATAATACAAATGTATTGTGAGCCACCCTATCTTGTAAATAATACAAATGTATTATGAGCCACCCTATCTTGTAAATAATACAAATGTATTAGgcctaaacaaaacaaacattttaattCAGTTTCTAATTGACCCTGGAACTGGGTTTTTTTCCCCTGCAATTAAAGGGATAGTATCTAAGGAAAAGCCCCTCAGATAGCTTCCAAAGTTATACCATGAGATTTTGCTTCAGTTCTAATACTACAGCACAGGAGGAAtgccaccccccgcgggttagggggaagaatttacccgatgctccccagcatgtcgtaagaggcgactaacggattctgtttctccttttacgtgtttcttgtatagaatatagtcaatgtttgtaaagattttagtcaagcagtatgtaagaaatgttaagtcctttgtactggaaacttgcattctcccagtaaggtcatatattgtactatgttgcaagcccctggagcaatgttttgattagtgcttttgtgaacaagaaacaattaacaagtggctctatcccatcccccccccccccccccctttccccgtcgtgatataaccttgaacggttgaaaacgacgttaaacaccaaataaagaaagaaaggaggaatgCCTTCACGTTGCAAAAGGAAGTGCTTAAAAAGCTAGCAAATTTTTGCCAGTGGTCATACTCTAAATCtaatgaaactttggcagtacttctAACAATCATTTGTCTGTATGCGTGCGAAGTCATGGATGGCTTGGTTGTAACTAGGCTAAAACCTGTGACAGGATTGTAAACAATTTCCAGAATATTGCATAACGTCGGTGCAAATGCCGGTACGTCGGGTATGTAGGCATACGACACTGAAAGTTTCGAAGCAATCCATCGAGTCGTAGTTGAAATGCAGCGTGTGTTTTTTTATGGCACCTCTCTAAATTGACGCGAAAAAAACTCCCTTTTTTGACCGCTCATGGGATGAACACAAGCGTCAGTAGGAAAGGAATAACACAacaaatatgcaagataatgaagcaaaacaacctgttctgcaAAGATATTTGATATGAATTTCTCCTCGTATGTTAACATTTGCCAAGTTGTGTCAATCAtggctttttgactcacatgcgaagcaaaagtgagtatgtactcacccgagtcgtccgtccggacgtccgtccgtccggaaaactttaacgttggatatttcttggacactattcagtctatcagtaccaaatttggcaagatggtgtatgatgacaaggccccaaaaaacatacatagcatcttgaccttgcgtcaaggtcgcaggggccataaatgttgcctaaaaaacagctatttttcacatttttcacattttctctgaagtttttgagattcaatacctcacctatatatgatatatagggcaaagtaagccccatcttttgataccagtttggtttaccttgcttcaaggtcaaggtcacaggagctcttcaaagttggattgtatacatattttgaagtgaccttgaccctgaactatggaagataactgtttcaaacttaaaaattatgtggggcacatgttatgctttcatcatgagacacatttggtcacatatgatcaaggtcactttgacccttatgaaatgtgaccaaaataaggtagtgaaccactaaaagtgaccatatctcatggtagaaagagccaataagcaccattgtacttcctatgtcttgaattaacagctttgtgttgcatgaccttggatgaccttgaccttgggtcaaggtcacatgtattttggtaggaaaaatgtgtaaagcatgtgagtcgtatgggctttgcccttcttgtttaattgGTACTCTACATTTTTGTCAGGTTGGTTTTATGGATGCCCTTGTTTGGGTGGTAGTCAGActcctgtaaaagaaatctttgataTAAAAAGTGGGCGAAATGGCCGAGTTGAATGCCTTTATTATGGCATGGACATTTcgaatgaaatgacacgagaAGGAATGTTTTTAGTTGGGGCTAGAAAATAGGCGTCATATGTACCAGTGACGCCCACACTTGCATGTAGTAATGCTATACCAGTGATACCAAAGACCTATTCACTCTTGCATTCATCAAGCTTTGCCCACTTGGTGTGTCAAAAACCAGACGCGAATGTGaaactgtgtttttgtgttttcagGTGAAAGCCATCAGAAAGAAGATGGTGGACATCATCAGCCGCGAGGTCCAAGCCAACGACATGAAGGAGATCGTCAACAAACTGTAAGTTGTGTGTCGTAGGTTTTTTCCCCTTCGTTGAAAGGATATTTGTGTCTGCCTCTCTTGATCTCACAGAACCTGTTAAGAGTTTTAGACTCACTGTCTTTGTATAAGAAGATCCATTGGTGGTTGtggtttttattacatttagtcaagttttgactaaatgttttaacatagagggggaatcgagacgagggtcatggtgtatgtgtgtctgtctgtctgtctgtctgtctgtgcgtgtgtgtgtgtagagcgattcagactaaactacgggaccgatctttatgaaattttacatgagagttcctgggaatgatatccccggacgtttttttcatttttttgataactgtctttgatgacgtcatatctggctttttgtaaaagttgaggcggcactgtcacaccctcatttttcagtcaaattgattgaaattttggccaagcaatcttcgatgaaggccggacttcggtattgcatttcagcttggtggcttaaaaataaattaatgactttggtcattaaaaatctgaaaattttaaacaaaatatttttttataaaacgatccaaatttacgttcatcttattctttatcatttcctgattccaaaaacatataaatatgttatatttggattaaaaacaagctctgaaaattaaaaatataaaaattatgatcataattaaattttcgaaatcaatttaaaaacactttcatcttataccttgtcggtttctgattccaaaaacatatagatatgatatgtttggatttaaaacacgctcagaaagttaaaacgaagagaggtacagaaaagcgtgctattcttctcagcgcaactactaccccgctcttcttgtcaatttcactgcctttgccacaagcggtggactgacgatgctacgagtatacgatcttgctgaaaaattgcagtgcgttcagtttcattctgtgagttggacagcttgactaaatgttgtattttcgccttacgcgacttgtttgtttatttttatttcatccCTATTTTGTAcacttttgtttcttgtgtgAATATAATCTAGTGGGTACATAAATATTGATGTTGACCAACTGTTCTTCATGAATAGTGCACATGGCTATTTCAGAATCTATTTTTTCTTACAAATGTGGATTAAAAATGTGTGGTTCTGTGTGGCAGGATCCCCGACTCCATTGGCAAGGACATCGAGAAGGCCTGCCAGGGCATCTACCCCTTGCACGATGTCTACGTCCGCAAGGTCAAAGTTCTCAAGAAGCCCAAGTTCGACGGTGAGTGCTGCTTCCTTTTACTGTCATTTCTGTGTTCCTTGGTGGGTTCTATGTGTTAATGCTATTATTTAAAAGTGAGGAGGTGCGGAAAATGATGCAATGTGTGATTTAAAATGAAGGAGATGCACATCAAAGTGATCTGAGTTGGCTATTTTCGAGTTTATGACACTGATATCCTCAAATATTTTGTTATTTCATACTTCGTAATAACCCAGTTTTATATCATAAATTGGAATGGTCCTGGTTTGTAAGACAGTCATTAAAAAAATTAAGCAATGCTAAGTACTGTCTGGTTATGAaagcaccggcacggttggcctggtggtaaggcgtccgccccgtgatcgggaggtcgtgggttcgaaccccggccgggtcatacctaagactttaaaattggcaatctagtggctgctccgcctggcatctggcattatggggttagtgctaggactggttggtccggtgtcagaataatgtgactgggtgaggcatgaagcctgtgctgcgacttctgtcttgtgtgtggcgcacgttaaatgtcaaagcagcaccgccctgatatggcccttcgtggtcggctgggcgttaagcaaacaaactggTTATGAAAGCACAGTTCACTGCATTGCCCACACTCTCCCTGTTGTTACTGCAAATGGTATGTTCACTATTGTTCTTGAAGCCTTGGGTAGTAAGTTGACGTGACTTTTTTGTTACACTGAAATATGTTAAAcaagatttgttgttgttgcagttggCAAACTGATGGAGTTGCACGGGGACGGCGGCGGTAGCACCACCACCGGCGGAAAGTTCACATCAGAGTCAGGCGAGAAGGTCGACAGGCCTGAAGGTTACGAACCCCCAGTGATGGAAAATGTCTAAAGACTATTAGCCACCATGTGAAAAAAGTTACTGGGAATAAAAGAAAGAGTGAATGAAGCAGTGTTTAGCCTTGCTGTCTTTCATGTGATATGGAACCTGGTCTGGAGAGTGCATGGTTCctgtgctttttatatttagtcaagttttgactaaatattttaacatcgagggggaatcgaaacgagggtcgtggtgtatgtgcgtctgtctgtctgtctgtgtgtgtgtgtgtgtagagcgattcagactaaactactggaccgatctttatgaaatttgacatgagagttcctgggtatgaaatccccgaacttttttttgataaatgtctttgatgacgtcatatccggcttttcgtgaaagttgaggcggcactgtcacgccctcatttttcaaccaaattggttcaaattttggtcaagtaatcttcgacgaagcccggggttcggtattgcatttcagcttggtggcttaaaaattaattaatgattttggtcattaaaaatctgaaaattgtaaaaaaaaataaaaatttataaaacgatccaaatttacgtttatcttattctccatcatttgctgattccaaaaacatataaatatgttatattcggattaaaaacaagctctgaaaattaaatatataaaaattattatcaaaattaaattgtccaaatcaatttaaaaacactttcatcttattccttgtcggtttctgattccaaaaacatatagatatgatatgtttggattaaaaacacgctcagaaagttaaaacaaagagaggtacagaaaagcgtgctatccttcttagcgcaactactaccccgctcttcttgtcaatttcactgcctttgccatgagcggtggactgacgatgctacgagtatacggtcttgctgaaaaatggcattgcgttcagtttcattctgtgagttcgacagctacttgactaaatattgtattttcgccttacgcgacttgttttgatttGAAACCGATTTAACCCTCACCATGGGCTAAGAACTATACGATTTGTGGCAAGTTGAAAGAAATTGAAGCCAATTTAACCTTCACCATGGACTAAGAACTATACGATTTGTAGCAAGTTGAAAGAAATTGAAGCCgatttaaccttcaccgtgggCTAAGAACTATACGATTTGTGGCAAGTTGAAAGAAATTGTCTGACCTGGTGGAAG is part of the Littorina saxatilis isolate snail1 linkage group LG6, US_GU_Lsax_2.0, whole genome shotgun sequence genome and encodes:
- the LOC138969060 gene encoding small ribosomal subunit protein eS1 is translated as MAVGKNKRLTKGGKKGAKKKIVDPFSKKDWYDVKAPSMFAVRQIGKTLVTRTQGTKIASDGLKGRVFEVSLADLQNDEVTFRKFKLVAEEVQGRNVLTNFHGMDLTRDKLCSMVKKWQTLIEAHVDVKTTDGYLLRMFCIGFTKKRNNQCKKTCYAKHTQVKAIRKKMVDIISREVQANDMKEIVNKLIPDSIGKDIEKACQGIYPLHDVYVRKVKVLKKPKFDVGKLMELHGDGGGSTTTGGKFTSESGEKVDRPEGYEPPVMENV